Proteins from one Triticum aestivum cultivar Chinese Spring chromosome 7A, IWGSC CS RefSeq v2.1, whole genome shotgun sequence genomic window:
- the LOC123149582 gene encoding protein MAK16 homolog has translation MSDDVIWHCIRHNHCSFMAKIETGIFCRNPYNATGICNRSSCPLANSRYATIRDHDGVFYLYMKTAERAHLPKKLWERVKLPRNYEKAMEIINKHLEFWPKLLVHKIKQRLTKMTQYRIRMRRLQLKVREKIMTVPRKKTQRDLRRLEKAEKAAQLDKSIESELKERLRKGVYGEIYNFPFKQFDTILDMEKDELATEIEEEKEGEIEYVEGDDIEMGDMDDMEDFEGFGDEDDDGDEDDDLDEPATKKPKLPGSDSRSKIGRKSTKVITEVEEDEDRGSRQRTRM, from the exons ATGAGCGACGACGTGATATGGCACTGCATCCGCCACAACCACTGCAGCTTCATGGCCAA GATCGAGACGGGGATATTCTGCCGGAACCCCTACAACGCCACCGGCATATGCAACCGGAGCTCCTGCCCGCTCGCCAACAGCCGCTACGCCACCATCCGGGACCACGACG GTGTATTCTACTTATACATGAAAACTGCTGAAAGGGCTCATCTGCCAAAAAAATTATGGGAGAGAGTCAAACTACCCAGGAACTATGAGAAGGCAATGGAAATCATCAACAAGCATCTT GAATTTTGGCCCAAGCTACTTGTGCACAAGATCAAACAGCGTCTGACAAAAATGACTCAGTATCGGATAAGAATGAGGAGACTCCAACTTAAAGTGAG AGAGAAGATAATGACAGTTCCCAGGAAGAAAACTCAGCGTGATCTCCGAAGATTGGAGAAAGCTGAAAAGGCTGCTCAACTAGATAAG AGTATTGAAAGTGAGCTAAAGGAACGTCTGAGGAAAGGTGTTTATGGTGAAATATATAATTTCCCCTTCAAGCAGTTTGATACCATCCTTGACATGGAAAAGGATGAGTTGGCTACTGAGATAGAAGAGGAAAAA GAAGGTGAGATAGAGTATGTTGAAGGCGATGATATCGAGATGGGTGACATGGACGATATGGAAGATTTTGAAGGTTTTGGTGATGAAGATG atgatggagatgaagatgATGATTTGGATGAGCCAGCAACAAAGAAGCCCAAGCTACCAGGCTCCGATTCAAGGTCAAAGATTGGGCGGAAGTCTACGAAGGTTATCACAGAG GTGGAAGAAGACGAGGACAGGGGTAGCAGGCAAAGGACGCGAATGTGA